The following proteins come from a genomic window of Pirellula staleyi DSM 6068:
- a CDS encoding glycosyltransferase, whose protein sequence is MAQLLSDLCVIGHPSKVGGADTELDHQITCWLKMGIKVHVCHTGPLDEHLRSLKLEERGVIYHSPRDWKSLEGLDCISFCNGEFLINLQEIKQHARSAMWVNCMTWNFDRELKMHEAGLIDLHLYQTQHAMERVGKKLQELAPFRASLFTPYFHQDLFPFIEQRPQDKFRFGRISRADADKFGSRQLWIYETMTAPVLKEGLIVGWNDKIARKLGKEPDSYITAVAENKVSQAAFYRTCDAIIMTTDTYENLPRVGFEAMSSGSVLVVDRRGGWQLQVDDGITGWLCADDREFVYKASRCAFEFEERQQMRIAAREKLERVWGIEAAMKSWAQVFDRLNSLSRSAA, encoded by the coding sequence ATGGCACAACTTCTCAGCGATCTATGCGTTATTGGTCATCCAAGCAAAGTTGGTGGCGCTGATACAGAGCTTGATCATCAAATTACTTGTTGGTTAAAAATGGGGATTAAGGTTCATGTGTGCCACACTGGACCACTTGATGAACATCTGCGATCGCTCAAGTTAGAGGAGCGAGGGGTAATCTATCACTCTCCACGCGATTGGAAATCACTCGAAGGGCTCGATTGTATCTCGTTTTGCAATGGTGAATTCCTCATTAATCTTCAAGAAATTAAACAGCATGCCCGTTCAGCGATGTGGGTCAATTGTATGACCTGGAACTTTGATAGAGAGCTAAAGATGCACGAGGCTGGTCTCATCGACTTGCATCTCTATCAAACACAGCATGCCATGGAGCGGGTCGGAAAGAAACTGCAAGAGCTTGCTCCATTTAGAGCTTCGTTATTTACACCTTATTTCCATCAAGACCTGTTTCCATTCATTGAACAGCGTCCTCAAGATAAGTTTCGATTTGGTCGTATATCCAGGGCCGATGCCGACAAGTTTGGGAGCCGTCAGCTCTGGATCTATGAAACGATGACCGCCCCCGTTCTCAAAGAGGGTTTGATTGTCGGATGGAACGACAAGATCGCCCGCAAGCTTGGCAAAGAGCCTGATAGCTACATCACAGCGGTAGCAGAAAACAAGGTCTCGCAGGCTGCCTTCTACCGAACGTGCGATGCCATCATCATGACCACCGACACCTATGAAAACCTTCCCCGTGTTGGTTTTGAAGCGATGTCGTCGGGGTCTGTCTTGGTCGTCGACAGACGAGGTGGTTGGCAACTGCAGGTGGACGACGGCATCACAGGCTGGCTCTGCGCCGATGATCGTGAGTTCGTCTACAAGGCATCACGATGTGCTTTTGAGTTTGAAGAACGCCAGCAAATGCGTATCGCGGCTCGTGAGAAACTAGAGCGGGTGTGGGGAATTGAAGCTGCCATGAAGTCCTGGGCGCAAGTGTTCGATAGGCTCAACAGTTTAAGTCGTTCTGCTGCGTAA
- a CDS encoding glycosyltransferase: protein MKLTAFCCTYLRPRLLGHLIECFLRQDYHKDLRELVILDDAGQYDNQSGEGWRIISIPRRFNTLGEKRNACIALASSDSQGFLVADDDDIYLPHWFQTHAEALRRAEWSRPSLILAESAQGLKEHSSGGLYHAGWAFRKETFYRANGYPFMNNGEDQELAERFVSVKASQFDPCQIAPPFFVCRTETDSYHLSMMAENGYDQLATDKPMEKCQINIGWPRNYSALQVVRRSGVVQSSTEKLQNLPVELIGPVRSPGGNGPSNGMFALQSALRRRIAEEIDWLSIQSLPVSEGALPWFWNWEDRRAAVAWDARGLPFVQGPNVLFISSQSPRIDDEECKLLDSPNCRAMFCHSDWYSELISQHRGPANLSPIVRWTYPISPWPGEPLPDKYDLLIYSKNGHRPFLVEQLAKFFPRHKVIHYGSYRREELFESAQQSRACAYLADDEHGGLALQEILLAGCPAVGVRTGAPLISQGVTGLFVEYLPHGLQSDGSNTNRIRIASLLAAIEYVQQLDRFAVRSIAKERFSEEACVNKLLQALDTARRFI, encoded by the coding sequence ATGAAACTCACCGCCTTCTGCTGCACCTACCTTCGCCCTAGGTTATTGGGGCACCTCATCGAGTGCTTCTTGAGGCAGGACTACCACAAGGATCTTCGTGAGCTAGTCATCCTTGACGATGCTGGCCAATACGACAACCAGTCAGGCGAGGGCTGGAGAATCATCTCTATTCCCCGACGATTCAATACCCTAGGGGAGAAGCGAAACGCGTGTATTGCTTTGGCTTCAAGCGATTCACAGGGTTTTTTAGTTGCCGATGATGACGACATTTATTTGCCACACTGGTTTCAGACGCATGCTGAGGCGCTTCGACGAGCGGAGTGGTCTCGCCCAAGCCTGATACTTGCCGAGTCTGCACAGGGGCTGAAGGAGCATTCCAGTGGCGGCCTCTATCATGCAGGATGGGCGTTTCGAAAAGAGACGTTTTACCGTGCGAATGGTTACCCATTTATGAACAATGGTGAAGATCAAGAACTTGCCGAACGCTTTGTAAGTGTGAAAGCCTCGCAGTTTGATCCGTGTCAGATCGCACCACCATTCTTCGTTTGTCGCACAGAAACTGACAGCTATCACTTGAGCATGATGGCTGAGAATGGCTACGACCAGCTGGCTACCGATAAACCCATGGAGAAGTGTCAGATAAACATTGGGTGGCCAAGGAACTATAGTGCGTTACAAGTCGTTCGTCGTAGTGGAGTTGTTCAGTCCTCTACTGAAAAACTACAAAATCTCCCGGTCGAACTTATCGGCCCGGTAAGGTCACCCGGTGGGAACGGTCCATCCAATGGAATGTTTGCGCTCCAATCTGCTCTCAGAAGGCGAATTGCTGAGGAAATCGATTGGCTGTCTATACAGTCTCTGCCAGTTAGTGAAGGAGCACTGCCGTGGTTTTGGAATTGGGAGGATCGGCGTGCAGCAGTGGCCTGGGACGCAAGAGGACTCCCCTTCGTGCAAGGGCCAAATGTGCTCTTCATTTCATCGCAGTCCCCGCGTATTGATGACGAAGAGTGCAAGTTGCTTGACTCACCTAACTGCCGAGCAATGTTTTGCCATTCTGACTGGTACAGCGAGTTGATTTCCCAGCATCGAGGCCCCGCAAATCTGTCCCCTATCGTTCGATGGACTTACCCCATTTCACCCTGGCCAGGTGAACCTCTACCAGATAAGTATGACCTCCTAATCTACTCGAAAAATGGCCATCGTCCCTTCTTAGTCGAACAGTTGGCCAAATTCTTTCCGAGACACAAAGTTATCCATTACGGTAGCTACCGGCGCGAGGAGCTGTTTGAGTCGGCGCAGCAGTCTCGCGCGTGCGCATATCTTGCTGATGATGAGCACGGAGGATTGGCTTTGCAAGAAATACTCCTGGCTGGATGTCCTGCGGTTGGGGTTCGAACTGGGGCACCGCTAATTAGTCAGGGAGTTACCGGGCTGTTTGTAGAATATCTTCCTCATGGCCTGCAAAGCGACGGATCAAATACAAATCGCATCAGGATTGCATCGCTCCTGGCAGCGATTGAATATGTACAGCAGCTTGACCGCTTTGCTGTTAGAAGTATTGCGAAGGAGCGATTCTCCGAAGAAGCGTGCGTCAACAAGCTATTGCAAGCGCTCGACACTGCACGACGATTCATCTGA
- a CDS encoding group 1 glycosyl transferase: protein MNRKAERLLEAFATAPEGVIVEVGAVRFRQEIASDGYSTVHLGRACQESGRRFYSLENSIETTSLANDILQSNGLPKSVVSVDAVWALRGIQNVALLYLDGSDNPDEALSQLLATSFCLGGMVVVDDCHNYLGNRLGKGTRIAEFLENQGVEYKVVDTEPDYKMLIARFDAGDKMRPCGGLKLTPYRINVITCIDNGAGLEQDARLLQGMLTELGHNPSLVHFEKPDEALPADLNIFLEVVNEQMFSFAPRNWCMPNPEWWQWNQLLDRFEWILAKTHDSFARFRILTDRVAYTGFISEDRFIPEIPRERRCLHVAGKSLYKNTFAVLEAWQTYRIQVPLTIVSNYPPELTPKDVTFLSDLSREELIRLQNSHQFHLCPSKYEGWGHYLHEALGVGAVVVTTDSPPMSEFGAPSELRVPPSGFYFESLATMRPVTSAGVAMAVERCLSLSSEQVDLISRKSRNYFLHQRPLFKANLENLIRSRPLA from the coding sequence ATGAATCGCAAAGCTGAACGGCTGCTGGAGGCATTTGCAACAGCACCCGAGGGAGTGATCGTAGAGGTAGGGGCTGTTCGATTTCGGCAGGAGATCGCCTCGGATGGATATAGTACTGTCCATCTCGGTCGGGCATGTCAAGAGTCAGGCAGGCGATTCTATTCGCTAGAAAACAGTATCGAAACGACAAGTCTTGCCAACGACATTCTGCAGAGCAATGGCCTTCCGAAGTCAGTCGTCTCAGTAGACGCTGTGTGGGCACTGCGTGGCATCCAGAACGTCGCGTTGCTCTACCTTGATGGTAGCGATAATCCTGACGAAGCACTCTCTCAACTTCTTGCCACAAGTTTCTGCCTTGGTGGAATGGTTGTCGTTGATGATTGCCACAACTATTTGGGAAATCGGCTTGGCAAAGGAACTCGCATCGCTGAGTTTCTTGAGAACCAGGGAGTCGAGTACAAGGTTGTTGACACCGAACCCGACTACAAGATGCTGATCGCACGGTTCGATGCAGGCGATAAGATGCGTCCATGCGGAGGCTTAAAGCTTACGCCCTATCGCATCAACGTGATTACTTGTATCGACAATGGAGCTGGTCTGGAGCAAGATGCCCGTCTGCTTCAAGGTATGTTAACAGAGCTCGGCCACAATCCATCTTTAGTACATTTCGAAAAGCCAGACGAGGCGTTGCCTGCGGATCTGAATATCTTTCTGGAAGTGGTTAATGAGCAAATGTTCTCTTTTGCTCCGCGCAACTGGTGCATGCCCAATCCCGAGTGGTGGCAATGGAATCAACTACTTGATCGCTTTGAGTGGATTTTGGCGAAAACTCACGATAGCTTTGCGAGATTTCGCATTCTCACCGATCGCGTGGCCTATACCGGATTCATTTCGGAAGATCGCTTTATTCCTGAAATTCCGCGTGAGCGCAGATGCCTCCACGTTGCGGGAAAGTCCTTGTATAAAAATACGTTTGCAGTGTTGGAAGCTTGGCAGACATACAGAATTCAAGTTCCACTCACAATTGTCTCGAATTACCCACCTGAACTTACACCGAAAGATGTCACTTTTTTGAGTGACCTAAGCCGTGAAGAGCTAATTCGACTTCAAAACTCCCATCAGTTTCATTTGTGTCCTTCCAAGTATGAGGGATGGGGGCATTACCTGCACGAAGCCTTGGGAGTAGGGGCCGTCGTCGTAACAACAGACTCGCCTCCCATGAGCGAGTTCGGGGCTCCCTCGGAGCTTCGAGTACCCCCCAGTGGCTTTTACTTCGAATCCCTCGCAACCATGAGACCTGTGACTTCGGCAGGTGTGGCGATGGCTGTCGAGCGGTGCCTATCGTTGTCCAGCGAACAAGTCGACCTTATTTCCCGCAAGTCTCGCAATTACTTCTTGCACCAACGCCCTCTTTTCAAAGCCAATCTCGAAAACCTAATCAGAAGTCGTCCATTGGCGTAG
- a CDS encoding dockerin type I domain-containing protein, translating to MTDFASSGQGVPWGHTRFYSNQRHRDGALVNESWGQGVNWGVDNWPYLANFNDDNSIVVICFSQEFSVFFSKSDSTYTPINGAEDRYTLAADTVNDVFKLTDPQGTVWEFLDFSAAPGIAGLLSKATMSGGQLLEVTSYTSSSIAEVQKTYSDGMLYYTEKYSYSYSGALLTSVTLERRLGSGPYQNIQRCSYEYYDGTDGYGSLNDLKMTVSERWNGSEWEDPKTHYYRYYIDSADGVGFQHGLWYVLSPESYRRAVLAGIDPLWADSSELDPFADYRLEYDSNQQVTREVVMGGAREYSFALTNRTGTLVDDLNEWRVRMVMTQPDNSIVTVFTNYIGQAILHVLEDATTSQSWCNFFEYDTSARVISHANSSAVQSWSLSSTSAPLSVSLYSSDGLIELHEYPTSTTATAITGTTSSPSQAGDVKGYKKSQKIKRGTGGTPITLQEMKYFRRTVVTETVYPAQDKSFRNDNGTGAVETNYSYTWQSALPAILERVTTLPAIPTAQNGSNSSNTRAERYSVIGELIWTRDEAGYINNQGYDVATGALVQSIVDVDDTQLSVPSGWSTPAGGGLHLTTDYSIDLLGRTTLSQGPIHDAVIDGVSTSVRTISNTLYLDTLEEVRSAQGYASGSAHSEYTLYNPISITKSDDAGRPVQQIQATRGTSTSSPGLLLASDTFEQSSYVRWSTSTYNDKSQLVSSDVYFDIPESGLGKKNVNFNRTYYRYDSMGRQNYVMSASGSVSTTIFDVRGLPISRSAAIDTEFPGTPGRSWQNQVNRLDVNDDGEVTDVDALLVINFLNANPGSTTLPEPPVNPPPPPPYYDVSGNGVVTPLDALTIVNYLNAGGSISESRLITSYQYDGGTGGGDRNLTRETQHVNSTSGDDRVTEYTYDWRNRRISVDGEIDLYMEYEYDNLDRVVVTQRRNTTSSGTLLGKQETLYDDLGRVYQSITYAVNPSSGSIGNSLVDQTWYDARGNVAKLQPAGSKAFSKTFYDGVGRSTATFTGYDTSETSYADALTVTGDTIFEQSETLYDNASNVLFATSRQRFHNATGTGSLQGPSGSEPKSRDSYMAMWYDGIGRSIASASYGTNDNAGPPTRPSIAPASSDEVLVSLSRYNARGEAFESVDPSGMVSHVDADDAGRTVRTIQNYVPCDCDACGHEACSECSCPGAEENVTTEMQYGPGGQLIALIAKNPLTGDQTTRYEYKVTTAGGSDIASNDLLSAEIYPDAADADDRVTYSYNRQGERKTMRDQNGSVHSYSYDKLGRQTADTVTTLASGVDDGVLRIGATFDVRGLVEKITSFSDTSGTAPVNEVQNSYNDFGQLVEQYQEHDGAVDAGTPKVGYSYENGSDNTIRLTSMTYPSGEVLSYLYDDTAADNLSRVRTLSKDATEVCQYTYLGLSTFVTTDYLEPEIKLDYVLGSGANPYAGFDRFGRVIDHWWTAYGASSSSSSSSSGSGSSLVHLKYGYNRSSSRTYKEDLVAQSYDKDFDELYEYDGLQRLKKFHRGRLSIDHQAITSPALQQRWDLDATGNWSNFTQNVPSDISQIIDQQRTSNTVNEITAIARTVGPEWAAPLYDRNGNMTMIPQPKVMDIAYRATWDPWNRLVKLEEQDESDAWQTVQENEYSGQTWRIKVGTPVGSLGSELAYRHYYYTSIWQDIEERLEQPEPVSSSSSSSSSSSTPTMIVERQQTWGLRYIDDLVLRDRSTSPPDPFDERIYGLQDANWNMVALYYPDTVLDKLTTRFVYDPYGVPTSLDTAFVTAANSYAWNQLYCSYYLELNTHLSHVRFRILHSKLGNWINRDPIGYLNNDRALYRYVENYPLIHSDPSGKSRHHWFRQIGQRTEFGQSVADSFCKPPLNFNIDDFTTELGELSASSQGAHYTVEYKLKYQYWHDITIAQLKAVGASCCQYLIAINNLRIGMLAALSHLKISIPSIELINYSTGENRDREFLELIAKACPPPLQDNKRPVPVRKPVRYRYPTVDIPPCSPALRPVPVRPVPPSAPPKPFWQPSLLLASLTALPRFILILPPMLIIEPCPPNCDA from the coding sequence GTGACCGATTTTGCCAGTTCGGGACAAGGTGTCCCCTGGGGACATACTCGCTTCTACTCTAACCAGCGTCATCGCGACGGCGCTCTTGTGAACGAGTCTTGGGGGCAGGGAGTAAACTGGGGTGTCGACAATTGGCCCTACCTAGCAAACTTCAATGACGACAATAGTATTGTTGTCATCTGCTTTAGCCAAGAGTTTTCCGTATTCTTCTCTAAATCTGACTCTACTTACACGCCGATCAATGGAGCTGAAGATCGCTACACCTTAGCGGCTGACACTGTCAACGACGTCTTCAAGTTAACCGATCCGCAGGGAACCGTTTGGGAGTTCCTGGACTTTAGTGCTGCTCCTGGGATCGCAGGCTTGCTATCGAAAGCAACGATGTCCGGTGGACAGCTTCTCGAAGTTACCTCCTATACGAGCAGTTCGATCGCCGAGGTTCAGAAAACCTACAGCGATGGCATGTTGTACTACACGGAAAAATATTCCTATTCCTACAGTGGCGCCCTGCTCACATCGGTAACGCTGGAGCGACGACTTGGAAGCGGACCGTATCAGAACATCCAGCGATGCAGCTACGAGTACTACGATGGGACGGATGGTTATGGCAGCCTCAACGATCTGAAGATGACGGTCTCGGAGCGATGGAATGGTTCTGAATGGGAAGATCCCAAGACCCACTACTATCGCTATTACATTGACTCAGCGGACGGCGTCGGGTTTCAGCATGGACTTTGGTACGTGCTCAGTCCAGAGTCGTACCGCCGCGCAGTACTTGCTGGAATTGACCCCCTTTGGGCCGATTCGTCAGAGCTTGATCCCTTTGCCGACTATCGCCTGGAATACGATTCCAATCAGCAGGTGACGCGAGAAGTGGTGATGGGTGGGGCTCGCGAGTATTCGTTCGCTCTCACTAATCGCACTGGCACGCTCGTTGATGACCTCAACGAGTGGCGTGTCCGCATGGTGATGACGCAGCCTGACAACTCGATCGTCACCGTCTTCACCAATTACATCGGACAAGCGATTCTGCATGTGCTCGAAGACGCCACCACAAGCCAAAGCTGGTGCAACTTCTTTGAGTACGACACTTCCGCTCGGGTGATCAGCCACGCGAATTCTTCGGCAGTCCAAAGTTGGTCACTCAGCAGCACGAGCGCCCCACTTTCGGTTTCGCTCTACAGCAGTGACGGCCTGATTGAGCTGCACGAATACCCAACCTCAACCACAGCTACGGCCATCACCGGCACCACTTCGTCACCAAGCCAAGCGGGCGACGTCAAGGGCTATAAGAAATCGCAGAAGATCAAGCGAGGAACTGGTGGAACGCCGATCACCCTCCAGGAAATGAAGTACTTCCGCCGGACGGTAGTGACCGAGACTGTTTACCCAGCACAAGATAAGTCATTCCGCAACGATAACGGCACGGGTGCGGTGGAGACCAACTACAGCTACACTTGGCAGTCGGCTCTCCCTGCCATCCTCGAGCGAGTAACCACATTACCTGCGATTCCAACGGCTCAAAATGGCTCGAACAGTTCCAATACGCGAGCCGAGCGCTACAGCGTGATTGGGGAGTTGATATGGACTCGAGATGAAGCGGGGTACATCAACAATCAGGGCTATGATGTAGCGACCGGGGCCCTCGTCCAGTCGATTGTGGATGTGGACGATACCCAGTTGTCAGTTCCCAGTGGCTGGAGCACTCCCGCTGGTGGTGGCCTCCACCTTACAACCGACTACTCTATCGATCTGCTTGGCAGAACGACGCTAAGCCAGGGTCCCATCCATGATGCAGTGATCGATGGCGTTAGCACGAGTGTGCGAACCATCTCCAATACGCTTTATCTCGATACCCTCGAAGAAGTGCGGTCTGCTCAGGGGTATGCCTCGGGCTCCGCCCATAGCGAATACACGCTCTACAACCCCATTTCGATCACCAAGAGCGACGATGCCGGGCGTCCGGTCCAGCAAATCCAGGCCACGCGGGGCACCAGCACTAGCAGCCCGGGACTATTGCTCGCAAGTGATACGTTCGAGCAGTCGTCCTACGTTCGGTGGAGCACCAGCACTTACAACGACAAGAGTCAGCTTGTAAGTAGCGATGTTTATTTTGACATTCCTGAGTCGGGACTCGGGAAAAAGAATGTCAACTTCAATCGAACCTACTACCGCTACGATTCGATGGGGCGACAGAATTATGTGATGAGCGCAAGTGGCTCTGTCTCTACCACGATTTTTGACGTTCGAGGACTACCGATTTCTCGGAGTGCTGCGATCGATACAGAGTTCCCTGGAACTCCAGGCAGGTCGTGGCAAAATCAAGTGAATCGCCTGGATGTCAACGACGATGGCGAGGTGACGGATGTCGATGCACTTCTTGTAATTAATTTCTTGAACGCAAACCCAGGCAGTACTACGCTTCCTGAGCCACCAGTCAACCCTCCTCCACCACCCCCTTATTATGACGTCAGTGGTAACGGTGTTGTCACTCCGCTTGATGCACTTACAATCGTCAATTACCTCAACGCTGGTGGAAGCATATCCGAATCGAGACTAATCACTTCCTATCAGTATGATGGTGGCACAGGTGGCGGCGATAGGAACTTGACCCGCGAAACGCAGCACGTCAATAGCACCAGCGGCGACGATCGTGTGACCGAGTATACCTACGATTGGCGGAATCGCCGAATCTCGGTCGATGGCGAAATCGACCTCTACATGGAGTATGAGTACGACAATCTCGATCGAGTCGTCGTCACGCAAAGGCGTAACACCACCAGCAGTGGAACCCTTCTCGGCAAGCAGGAAACGCTCTACGACGATCTGGGCCGAGTCTATCAGTCGATCACGTATGCCGTGAATCCATCCAGCGGCTCGATTGGCAACAGCCTGGTGGATCAGACCTGGTACGACGCACGGGGGAATGTGGCCAAGCTACAGCCTGCTGGGAGCAAGGCGTTTAGCAAGACGTTCTACGACGGCGTGGGAAGATCGACAGCGACGTTCACCGGCTACGACACTTCAGAGACCAGTTACGCCGATGCGCTCACGGTCACCGGGGATACGATTTTTGAGCAATCGGAAACGCTTTACGACAATGCCAGCAACGTGCTGTTTGCCACCAGCCGTCAGCGGTTTCATAATGCGACAGGAACCGGCAGTTTGCAGGGGCCAAGTGGTTCGGAGCCGAAAAGTCGCGATAGCTACATGGCGATGTGGTACGATGGAATCGGTCGTTCGATTGCCAGTGCCAGCTATGGCACCAACGATAACGCCGGTCCCCCTACGCGGCCGAGCATTGCACCAGCGTCGAGCGACGAGGTGCTTGTGAGCCTCTCGCGGTACAATGCCCGGGGTGAGGCGTTTGAAAGTGTGGACCCGAGCGGCATGGTCAGCCATGTCGATGCTGATGATGCGGGACGGACGGTTCGCACGATCCAGAACTATGTTCCGTGCGACTGTGATGCTTGCGGCCATGAAGCGTGCAGTGAATGCTCCTGCCCGGGGGCAGAAGAGAACGTGACGACCGAGATGCAGTATGGTCCTGGCGGGCAACTGATTGCACTGATCGCCAAAAATCCTTTGACCGGGGACCAGACGACGCGGTATGAATACAAAGTGACGACGGCAGGCGGTTCCGATATCGCCTCGAACGATTTGCTTTCCGCGGAGATTTATCCCGACGCGGCTGATGCCGATGACCGCGTCACGTACAGCTACAACCGCCAAGGAGAGCGCAAGACCATGCGCGATCAAAACGGCTCGGTGCATAGCTACAGCTACGACAAGCTCGGGCGGCAGACGGCTGACACCGTCACCACGCTCGCCAGCGGCGTCGATGATGGTGTGCTGCGGATCGGCGCCACGTTCGATGTGCGGGGACTGGTCGAGAAAATCACCAGCTTCAGTGACACCTCGGGCACAGCACCTGTCAACGAAGTGCAGAATTCCTACAACGACTTTGGGCAGTTGGTCGAGCAGTACCAGGAGCACGACGGAGCGGTTGATGCGGGCACACCGAAGGTCGGCTATAGCTATGAGAATGGGAGTGATAACACCATTCGCCTCACGAGCATGACCTATCCCAGTGGCGAGGTGCTGTCGTATTTGTACGACGATACGGCTGCTGACAATCTCTCGCGGGTTCGCACGCTCAGCAAGGATGCGACCGAGGTGTGCCAGTATACCTACCTCGGGCTGTCGACCTTCGTAACCACCGACTACCTGGAGCCCGAAATCAAGCTCGACTATGTGCTCGGAAGTGGCGCCAATCCCTATGCAGGCTTCGATCGCTTCGGCCGCGTGATCGACCACTGGTGGACAGCGTATGGCGCGAGCAGCTCTTCTTCGTCGTCGAGTTCAGGATCAGGCAGCAGCTTGGTGCATCTGAAGTATGGCTATAATCGCTCGTCGAGCCGGACTTATAAGGAAGACTTGGTTGCCCAGTCTTACGACAAAGATTTTGATGAGTTGTATGAATACGACGGTCTGCAGCGACTGAAGAAGTTCCATCGTGGTCGGTTGTCCATCGATCATCAAGCGATCACCAGTCCGGCGCTGCAGCAGCGATGGGATCTGGATGCGACGGGCAACTGGTCGAACTTCACGCAGAACGTGCCGAGCGACATCTCGCAGATTATTGATCAGCAGCGGACTAGCAACACGGTGAACGAGATCACTGCGATTGCTCGCACGGTTGGCCCTGAGTGGGCCGCGCCATTGTACGACCGCAACGGCAACATGACGATGATTCCGCAGCCCAAGGTGATGGATATTGCCTATCGCGCCACCTGGGACCCCTGGAATCGACTGGTCAAACTCGAGGAGCAAGATGAGTCCGACGCTTGGCAGACTGTGCAGGAGAATGAGTACAGCGGCCAAACTTGGCGCATCAAGGTTGGCACTCCTGTGGGATCGCTGGGCAGTGAACTAGCCTATCGCCACTACTATTACACCAGCATCTGGCAGGACATTGAAGAACGGCTTGAGCAGCCCGAACCCGTCAGCAGTTCTTCATCCTCGTCATCAAGTTCTTCGACACCCACAATGATCGTCGAGCGTCAGCAAACATGGGGCCTGCGTTACATCGACGACCTTGTCCTCCGCGACCGCAGCACTTCGCCACCCGATCCTTTCGATGAACGAATCTATGGCCTGCAAGACGCCAACTGGAACATGGTTGCGCTCTACTATCCCGATACGGTCCTAGACAAACTTACCACTCGATTCGTTTACGACCCCTACGGCGTTCCCACTTCCCTCGACACCGCCTTCGTTACCGCCGCCAACTCCTACGCCTGGAACCAACTCTACTGCAGCTACTACCTCGAACTCAACACCCACCTCTCTCATGTGCGATTTCGAATTCTACACTCCAAGCTTGGGAACTGGATTAATAGAGACCCAATTGGTTACTTGAACAACGACAGGGCACTCTATCGATATGTTGAAAACTATCCGCTTATACATAGTGATCCATCTGGAAAATCAAGGCACCACTGGTTTCGCCAGATTGGACAAAGAACGGAATTTGGCCAAAGCGTGGCCGACTCATTTTGCAAGCCACCACTAAATTTCAACATTGATGACTTTACTACGGAACTAGGCGAGTTAAGCGCTAGCAGCCAAGGTGCACACTATACCGTTGAATACAAGTTGAAATATCAATACTGGCATGACATAACAATCGCACAGCTAAAAGCTGTGGGAGCATCGTGCTGCCAATACCTTATAGCAATAAACAACTTGAGAATCGGAATGCTAGCTGCTCTCTCGCACCTAAAAATTTCGATTCCATCAATTGAGCTCATAAACTACTCAACGGGAGAAAATCGCGATCGCGAATTTTTGGAGCTAATTGCAAAAGCCTGCCCCCCTCCCCTGCAGGATAATAAGCGACCAGTTCCTGTGCGCAAGCCTGTTAGATATCGATATCCGACAGTTGATATCCCACCCTGCAGCCCTGCTCTCAGACCTGTTCCGGTCAGACCAGTCCCACCTTCGGCGCCACCGAAACCATTCTGGCAGCCCTCACTGCTCCTGGCATCACTTACTGCCTTACCTAGATTTATACTGATTCTACCTCCAATGCTTATTATAGAACCATGTCCTCCAAACTGCGATGCATAA
- a CDS encoding RHS repeat domain-containing protein — translation MPSPSMGYDANGNSEKIGYTTGDNNQLTSDGTYNYTYDAEANRLTRTSIASGDVTRYVWDHRNRLLAVIQEDGVENFLSETTHTYAHQNRWISRTVDAVGDGPGGSETTVFVHESQQIVLEFDGSAASDLSHRYLWGPSIDQF, via the coding sequence TTGCCATCACCTTCGATGGGGTACGACGCGAATGGCAATAGTGAGAAGATTGGATATACGACCGGCGACAACAATCAGCTGACGAGCGATGGAACGTACAATTACACCTATGATGCTGAGGCGAATCGCCTGACGCGAACGTCGATCGCCAGCGGTGATGTCACGCGTTACGTTTGGGACCATCGCAATCGGCTTTTGGCTGTGATCCAGGAAGATGGCGTTGAGAACTTCCTCAGCGAGACGACGCACACCTACGCCCACCAAAACCGCTGGATCAGCCGCACGGTGGATGCTGTTGGCGATGGCCCTGGCGGCAGCGAAACCACGGTGTTTGTGCACGAGTCGCAGCAGATCGTGCTGGAGTTTGATGGCTCCGCAGCAAGCGACCTTTCGCACCGCTATCTCTGGGGGCCGAGCATCGATCAGTTTTAG